A genomic stretch from Sulfurihydrogenibium azorense Az-Fu1 includes:
- the ftsH gene encoding ATP-dependent zinc metalloprotease FtsH: MQLTRSLLIWFLIGAMMILAFNMFGTKQISDSKVSFTDFMTMVNEKKVVEATVRGEELTAITEDGKKVETVIPQGYSKLYDILSENGVQVKVVSTENSSWLMTLLISWLPILLFIGLWIFMMRQMSGGPNRAFSFAKSKGKLYLEERPNVKLDDVAGMDEVKEEVKEIIEYLKDPSRYQKLGGRAPKGILLYGDPGVGKTLLAKAIAGEANVPFISISGSDFVEMFVGVGAARVRDLFETAKKHAPCLIFIDEIDAVGRARTGVGFGGGHDEREQTLNQLLVELDGFDTNEGIIVIAATNRPDILDPALLRPGRFDRQISVPKPDVKGRYEILKVHVKKKNIPLAEDVDLMTIAKGTPGFSGADLANLVNEAALLAARRKKEKVGMQELEDALDRIMMGLERKGMAITPKEKEKIAYHEVGHALVGVMLEEADPLHKVSIIPRGMALGVTVNLPEEDRHLYSKKDLMARILQLFGGRAAEEVFYGKDGITTGAENDLMRATELAYRIVAAWGMSDEIGPIHVPTNRSGSIFMGGQGIEISEETARKIDEEVNKILRESYQKAKNIIETYKDAVIAVVQLLLDKETITCEEMFAILKEYGVPVLNRCRKFENVNVITDSSAPDVPGAELPTVA, from the coding sequence TTGCAACTAACAAGAAGTTTATTGATTTGGTTTTTAATTGGTGCAATGATGATACTTGCATTTAATATGTTTGGAACGAAACAGATAAGTGATTCAAAGGTCTCTTTTACTGATTTTATGACAATGGTAAATGAGAAAAAAGTTGTTGAAGCTACAGTTAGAGGAGAAGAACTTACAGCTATAACTGAAGATGGTAAAAAGGTAGAAACTGTAATTCCTCAAGGTTATTCAAAACTTTACGATATACTTTCTGAAAACGGTGTGCAGGTTAAGGTTGTTTCTACTGAAAACAGTAGCTGGCTTATGACTTTACTTATATCTTGGCTTCCTATTTTACTCTTTATAGGGCTTTGGATTTTTATGATGAGACAGATGTCTGGGGGTCCAAATAGAGCATTCTCTTTTGCAAAAAGTAAAGGAAAGTTGTACTTGGAAGAAAGACCTAATGTTAAACTTGATGACGTTGCCGGAATGGATGAAGTAAAGGAAGAAGTAAAAGAGATTATAGAATATTTAAAAGACCCTTCCAGATATCAAAAGTTAGGTGGAAGAGCTCCTAAAGGTATTCTTCTTTATGGAGACCCGGGAGTTGGTAAAACATTACTTGCAAAAGCTATAGCAGGAGAGGCAAACGTTCCATTCATCTCCATATCAGGTTCTGACTTTGTTGAGATGTTTGTTGGAGTAGGAGCTGCAAGGGTAAGAGATCTTTTTGAAACAGCAAAAAAACATGCTCCATGTCTTATATTCATTGACGAGATAGATGCAGTAGGTAGGGCAAGGACAGGTGTTGGTTTTGGTGGTGGACACGATGAAAGAGAGCAAACTCTAAACCAATTACTTGTAGAGCTTGATGGTTTTGATACAAACGAAGGAATAATAGTTATTGCGGCAACTAACAGACCGGATATTTTAGACCCAGCACTTTTAAGACCAGGAAGGTTTGACAGACAAATATCTGTTCCAAAGCCAGATGTGAAAGGTAGATATGAAATATTAAAAGTTCATGTTAAGAAAAAGAACATACCGTTAGCAGAAGATGTAGATTTAATGACTATAGCTAAAGGAACTCCCGGATTTTCAGGAGCTGACCTTGCAAACTTAGTAAACGAAGCTGCATTACTTGCTGCAAGAAGAAAAAAAGAGAAAGTTGGTATGCAAGAGTTAGAAGATGCTCTTGACAGAATAATGATGGGATTAGAAAGAAAAGGAATGGCTATAACACCAAAAGAAAAAGAAAAGATTGCATACCACGAAGTAGGCCATGCTTTGGTTGGTGTGATGTTGGAAGAAGCTGACCCATTACATAAAGTCTCTATCATACCAAGGGGAATGGCTCTTGGAGTTACTGTAAACCTTCCAGAAGAAGACAGACATCTCTACTCAAAGAAAGATTTAATGGCAAGAATACTACAGCTTTTTGGTGGAAGAGCTGCAGAGGAAGTTTTCTACGGTAAAGATGGTATTACAACCGGAGCTGAGAATGACTTAATGAGAGCTACTGAACTTGCTTACAGGATTGTTGCAGCTTGGGGTATGAGTGATGAGATAGGTCCTATCCACGTTCCAACTAACAGAAGTGGAAGTATCTTTATGGGTGGTCAAGGAATAGAGATAAGTGAAGAGACAGCAAGAAAGATAGACGAAGAAGTTAACAAAATTTTAAGAGAATCTTATCAAAAAGCGAAAAATATTATAGAAACTTATAAGGATGCCGTTATTGCAGTCGTTCAACTTTTACTCGATAAAGAAACAATAACATGTGAAGAGATGTTTGCAATCTTAAAAGAGTATGGAGTACCTGTATTAAACAGATGTAGAAAATTTGAAAACGTCAACGTTATAACAGATTCTTCAGCTCCCGATGTACCTGGAGCAGAACTACCAACTGTTGCTTAA
- the tilS gene encoding tRNA lysidine(34) synthetase TilS, producing the protein MIEKKFLKAVKDFSLIQPKDKILIAFSGGPDSVVLSFLLKKFQAYFKIEKISLAHLNHSLREESDKDEEFCKDFGQKYDIPVFVKKVDVKSVAKKEKKSIEEAGREERYKFFKEIMEKENFNKLATAHHLSDLIETMFLWFVQGNKKGLKGFKPNEENIIRPLYYIKKEELLEYCHKNDLSYVIDKSNFDKRYLRNKVRLDLIPIAKEINHSLEESLLRLSFFQSVDEDFLEIYSKDILKSLQEKDYIDLNYLNTLHEAVKYRVITNWIYEKTRIYPSYQKMLNILKLLKMGGTKALHLQENLQLIKEYDKLYLNYTQKVEKSYKEYKLKIGQTIFIKEQGISLTAFKPTEKDLEEMKKSKCIECFDIDTDEFTVRFRKEGDRFLPFGMKREKKLKDVFIDLKIPKNMRNSIPLLVFGDKILWIVGYKRSAYYPVTENSQNLICFKVKEEQNCN; encoded by the coding sequence ATGATAGAAAAGAAGTTTTTAAAAGCAGTCAAAGATTTTTCCTTAATCCAACCAAAAGATAAAATTCTTATAGCATTTTCTGGAGGTCCTGATTCAGTTGTTCTATCCTTTTTACTTAAAAAGTTCCAAGCTTACTTTAAAATAGAAAAGATTTCTTTAGCCCATCTAAACCATAGTCTTAGAGAAGAATCTGACAAAGATGAAGAGTTCTGTAAAGACTTTGGTCAAAAATATGATATTCCTGTTTTTGTAAAAAAAGTAGATGTTAAATCAGTTGCAAAAAAAGAAAAAAAATCTATAGAAGAAGCAGGAAGAGAAGAGAGGTATAAATTTTTTAAAGAGATTATGGAAAAAGAAAATTTTAATAAGCTGGCAACGGCTCACCATCTGTCAGATTTGATAGAAACTATGTTTTTATGGTTTGTTCAGGGGAATAAAAAAGGATTAAAAGGATTTAAGCCCAATGAAGAGAATATAATCAGACCTCTTTATTACATAAAAAAAGAAGAATTATTAGAGTACTGCCATAAAAATGATTTGTCATACGTAATTGATAAATCAAACTTTGATAAAAGATACTTAAGAAATAAAGTAAGGTTAGACTTAATTCCTATTGCTAAAGAAATTAACCACAGTTTAGAGGAGTCTCTTTTAAGGTTATCTTTCTTTCAATCTGTAGATGAGGATTTTTTAGAAATTTATTCAAAAGATATTTTAAAGTCTTTGCAAGAAAAGGACTATATTGATTTAAATTACTTAAACACTCTTCACGAGGCTGTAAAGTACAGAGTAATTACAAATTGGATATACGAAAAAACAAGAATATACCCATCTTATCAAAAGATGCTTAATATTTTAAAGTTGTTAAAAATGGGTGGAACTAAAGCATTACATCTTCAAGAAAATCTTCAACTTATAAAAGAGTATGATAAACTTTACTTAAACTATACTCAAAAGGTAGAAAAATCTTATAAAGAGTATAAATTAAAAATTGGTCAAACTATCTTTATAAAAGAGCAAGGAATAAGTTTAACTGCTTTTAAGCCTACAGAGAAGGATTTAGAAGAAATGAAAAAAAGTAAGTGTATAGAATGTTTTGATATAGATACAGATGAGTTTACAGTTAGGTTTAGAAAAGAAGGAGATAGATTTTTACCTTTTGGAATGAAAAGGGAGAAAAAGTTGAAAGATGTTTTTATTGATTTAAAAATTCCAAAAAATATGAGAAACTCTATACCACTTTTAGTTTTTGGTGATAAAATATTATGGATAGTAGGCTATAAAAGGTCAGCCTACTACCCAGTAACTGAAAACTCCCAAAATCTTATATGTTTTAAAGTTAAGGAGGAGCAGAATTGCAACTAA
- the rpsT gene encoding 30S ribosomal protein S20: MAKATLSPKKLKHKRRVKKNVRVAERRRLENRYHISRMKTAFKKFYETLKKEGKEAAEKLLPLCQKLAYRAAAKGAIHKNEAARRVSRAAKRLKQVA, translated from the coding sequence ATGGCTAAAGCTACGTTATCACCAAAAAAGTTAAAGCACAAAAGAAGAGTAAAGAAGAACGTTAGGGTTGCAGAAAGAAGAAGACTTGAAAATAGATACCACATATCAAGAATGAAAACAGCATTTAAAAAGTTCTATGAAACCTTAAAGAAGGAAGGAAAAGAAGCTGCAGAGAAGTTATTACCACTTTGTCAAAAGTTAGCATACAGAGCTGCTGCAAAAGGAGCTATCCATAAAAACGAAGCTGCAAGAAGAGTTTCAAGAGCTGCTAAAAGATTAAAACAAGTTGCATAA
- a CDS encoding methionine adenosyltransferase yields the protein MANINVGILEFEKVSSQPVEIVERKGTGHPDTICDALAEELSIALSNLYREEFGAIMHHNVDKALLIGGVADPQFKGGKILEPIEIYLTGRAIDEKNGKKLPVKELAVETAHKWLKENIPNLDIVNHVIIHPKLKPGSKDLVELFERFQLKGEIPLANDTSFGVGFAPFSDIETIVYELERALNSKEFKKDHPYVGEDIKIMGVRNKDNIRITIAMAFVDKYVNDIKDYVEKKEIVTNYAYSLAQKLTTKHVDIFINTADDIDNQSVYITVTGTSAEAGDDGQVGRGNRVNGLITPYRPMSLEAAAGKNPVSHIGKIYNTAAMDMAERIVAEIEEVEEAYCYLVSQIGKPITEPQVCDVKLRATCDVNKIKDKVLKIAQEEIDKLPTTWQKFLNRHFRLY from the coding sequence TTGGCAAATATCAACGTAGGCATTTTAGAGTTTGAAAAAGTATCTTCACAACCTGTTGAGATAGTTGAAAGAAAAGGAACAGGGCACCCAGACACTATCTGTGATGCTTTAGCGGAAGAGCTTTCTATAGCTTTATCCAACCTTTACAGAGAAGAGTTTGGAGCTATTATGCACCACAACGTTGATAAGGCTCTTTTGATAGGTGGTGTTGCAGACCCTCAGTTTAAAGGTGGAAAAATATTAGAACCTATAGAGATATACCTTACAGGAAGAGCTATAGATGAAAAAAATGGTAAAAAACTTCCTGTTAAGGAGCTTGCAGTAGAGACAGCTCACAAATGGTTAAAAGAAAACATCCCAAATTTAGATATTGTAAACCATGTAATTATTCATCCTAAATTAAAACCGGGAAGTAAAGACCTTGTCGAACTTTTTGAAAGATTTCAATTAAAAGGTGAGATACCCCTTGCTAACGATACTTCCTTTGGTGTTGGTTTTGCTCCTTTTTCAGATATTGAAACAATAGTTTATGAACTTGAAAGAGCTTTAAACAGTAAAGAGTTTAAGAAAGACCACCCTTACGTTGGAGAAGATATTAAAATAATGGGTGTTAGAAACAAAGATAACATAAGAATAACAATAGCTATGGCTTTTGTTGATAAATACGTAAACGATATAAAAGATTACGTAGAAAAGAAAGAAATTGTTACAAACTACGCTTACTCCCTTGCTCAAAAGTTAACAACAAAACATGTTGATATCTTTATAAACACCGCTGACGATATAGACAACCAATCAGTTTACATAACTGTAACAGGAACTTCAGCTGAGGCTGGAGATGATGGACAGGTAGGTAGAGGAAACAGAGTTAACGGACTTATCACACCATACAGACCTATGAGTTTAGAAGCTGCAGCAGGTAAAAACCCTGTTAGCCACATTGGTAAGATTTACAACACAGCTGCAATGGATATGGCAGAAAGAATAGTTGCAGAGATAGAAGAAGTAGAAGAGGCGTACTGTTACCTTGTAAGCCAGATAGGGAAACCTATAACAGAGCCTCAAGTTTGCGACGTAAAACTCAGAGCTACCTGTGATGTTAATAAAATAAAAGACAAAGTTTTAAAGATAGCACAAGAAGAAATAGATAAATTACCAACTACATGGCAAAAATTCTTAAACAGACACTTTAGATTGTACTAA
- a CDS encoding YihY/virulence factor BrkB family protein — protein sequence MKKVLNGIFIPFFISLILAIKDYFNKNYSYHSSSLAFYFFLSIFPMFIFVFSILSFIAFLKISDIYYIVYNLFPNIAEKFLENVLKFYNTNLSTNLSLISILLSLYFGKDLFIAIQMAFHYVWELEYTTDRKKMIVSILALPFIAIIFTVFYLFMILLKFIDEVKNYLENFDVIFLKWLTNLINFLAENVDTILNLLNISEIITFFVVIHLLFYFFTPVNVERKKLILVVLFVSFCLFMMRVLFESVIINFLSKNPLFLTVGSIFAFLVWVKLSFDIILIGQRIVYYYSKHSEGKSPSE from the coding sequence TTGAAAAAAGTTTTAAATGGGATTTTCATCCCATTTTTTATCTCTTTAATCTTAGCTATAAAAGATTACTTTAATAAAAATTACAGTTATCATAGCTCATCTTTAGCTTTTTACTTTTTTCTTTCTATATTCCCTATGTTTATATTTGTTTTTTCAATCTTGAGTTTTATAGCTTTTTTGAAAATATCAGATATTTATTATATAGTTTACAATCTGTTTCCCAACATTGCAGAAAAGTTTTTGGAGAATGTTTTAAAGTTCTACAATACTAACTTATCTACTAATTTATCTTTAATTAGTATTTTACTTTCTCTTTACTTTGGGAAAGATTTATTTATAGCAATTCAGATGGCTTTTCATTATGTTTGGGAGTTGGAATATACAACAGATAGAAAAAAAATGATAGTTTCAATACTAGCATTGCCTTTTATAGCAATCATCTTTACTGTTTTTTATCTTTTTATGATTCTATTGAAGTTTATAGATGAGGTAAAAAATTACCTTGAGAATTTTGATGTTATCTTTTTAAAGTGGTTGACTAATCTTATCAACTTTTTAGCTGAAAATGTAGATACAATTCTTAATTTATTGAATATTTCTGAAATAATTACTTTTTTTGTAGTAATTCATCTTCTATTCTATTTCTTTACTCCAGTAAATGTAGAAAGAAAAAAGCTGATTTTGGTAGTTCTTTTTGTTTCTTTTTGTTTATTCATGATGAGAGTTTTATTTGAAAGTGTGATTATTAATTTTCTATCAAAAAATCCTTTGTTTTTGACTGTAGGTTCTATTTTTGCTTTTTTAGTGTGGGTTAAGTTGTCTTTTGATATTATTTTGATAGGTCAAAGAATTGTTTACTATTACAGTAAACACTCGGAAGGTAAAAGCCCTTCCGAGTAA
- a CDS encoding OsmC family protein gives MAEEKTAVIKLTDEGFIGMMENKDFVLNLTNTTFNATDLMLISIGYCFGITVDAYVKHKNLSISNLRINVKGKKHETENRYEKVDIEVSFDGNLTPEQRERIITIGKRGCTVSNSMLKAPEINVILL, from the coding sequence ATGGCTGAAGAAAAAACAGCAGTTATAAAGCTTACAGATGAAGGTTTTATAGGTATGATGGAAAATAAAGACTTTGTTTTAAATCTTACCAACACCACCTTTAACGCAACAGATTTAATGCTAATATCCATTGGATACTGCTTTGGTATTACAGTAGATGCTTATGTAAAACATAAAAACTTGAGTATATCAAACTTAAGAATAAACGTAAAAGGAAAGAAACACGAAACAGAAAATAGATACGAAAAAGTAGACATAGAAGTGTCCTTTGACGGAAATTTAACTCCAGAACAAAGAGAAAGAATTATTACAATAGGAAAAAGAGGCTGTACTGTAAGTAACTCTATGTTAAAAGCTCCAGAAATAAATGTAATTTTACTATAA
- a CDS encoding endonuclease V gives MDLEYLKKYQLKLAKKLKLEDKIDVKNVKFVAGIDTTFLDPYKEPTLAISCIVVLNLEDFSVVETVFGQKEIDFPYIPTFLAFREIPSIMEAYQKLKSSPDVFILDGQGILHPRKMGIASHFGVITDTVSVGCGKSLLYGKYTQLENKPMAYSPVYADGEVRGYALRVKKNTNPIFVSPGNNISLNSSLYVIIKSINGYKLPEPVRLAHNFLTEYRKRLLQEVKNG, from the coding sequence ATGGATTTAGAGTATCTAAAAAAATATCAGTTAAAGCTGGCAAAAAAGTTAAAGTTAGAAGATAAGATAGATGTAAAAAATGTAAAGTTTGTAGCAGGTATAGACACTACTTTTTTAGACCCTTACAAAGAGCCTACTTTAGCTATAAGTTGTATAGTAGTTTTAAATTTGGAGGATTTTTCTGTTGTTGAAACAGTATTTGGACAAAAGGAGATAGACTTTCCATACATACCAACCTTTTTGGCTTTTAGAGAGATTCCATCTATAATGGAAGCTTATCAAAAATTAAAATCATCTCCTGATGTTTTTATATTGGACGGACAAGGTATACTTCATCCCAGAAAGATGGGTATAGCTTCCCATTTTGGAGTTATTACAGACACGGTTAGTGTTGGGTGTGGTAAAAGTCTTTTGTATGGTAAGTATACCCAGTTAGAAAATAAACCAATGGCTTACAGCCCTGTGTACGCTGATGGAGAAGTAAGAGGTTATGCTTTAAGAGTAAAGAAAAACACAAACCCTATCTTTGTATCTCCAGGGAATAACATATCTCTAAACAGCTCTCTTTATGTTATAATAAAATCAATAAATGGTTATAAACTTCCTGAGCCTGTTAGATTAGCTCATAACTTTTTAACAGAATACAGAAAAAGACTTTTACAGGAGGTAAAAAATGGCTGA
- the rodA gene encoding rod shape-determining protein RodA, which yields MKNVALEKLKNIDILVFGITLFLLIFSVFNIYSASYHEFSNLYIKQIVFVVFSFFVILTTTFLFDYRWLSSVSFYLYGLGIVLLILVKFIGSTVLGAKRWINLGFFQLQPSEVMKSIMIIFSANYISSSKLPISFKDFLKLMLFSVIPFTLIYTQPDLGSGIMLVLPVLVMVFLAGFKLRYIISFMLVFILLSPIVWNHLKDYQKNRILAILNPEADPKGTAYHIIQSKIAIGSGMLTGKGYLQGSQSKYYFLPEQHTDFIFATIGEEWGFVVSFLLLSLYLILSLRIFLIGKTLKDMFGKFICYGVASLIVFQSFVNIAMNLAIAPVVGVPLPFLSYGGTALIMFSFLIGLVLNISYINSKQSFQLYPENIGDY from the coding sequence ATGAAAAATGTAGCTTTAGAAAAACTTAAAAATATAGATATTTTAGTGTTTGGTATTACACTGTTCTTACTGATTTTTAGTGTGTTTAACATATACAGTGCATCTTACCATGAATTTTCAAATCTTTATATAAAACAGATTGTCTTTGTAGTATTTTCTTTTTTTGTAATTTTAACAACTACTTTTCTATTTGATTACAGATGGCTATCTTCTGTATCTTTTTACCTGTACGGACTTGGAATTGTTTTACTTATTTTAGTAAAATTTATCGGAAGTACTGTTTTAGGTGCAAAGAGATGGATTAACCTTGGATTTTTTCAGCTCCAACCTTCAGAGGTTATGAAATCTATAATGATAATTTTTTCAGCAAACTACATATCGTCTTCAAAACTTCCAATATCTTTTAAAGATTTTCTAAAACTAATGTTATTTTCAGTTATTCCCTTTACTTTAATATACACTCAACCAGATTTAGGAAGTGGAATAATGCTTGTACTACCTGTCCTTGTTATGGTATTTTTAGCTGGTTTTAAGTTAAGGTATATAATCAGTTTTATGTTAGTATTTATCCTTTTATCTCCTATAGTTTGGAATCACCTTAAAGATTATCAAAAAAATAGAATACTTGCCATACTAAATCCAGAAGCTGACCCTAAAGGGACCGCATACCACATAATCCAGTCAAAGATAGCTATAGGTTCCGGAATGCTTACAGGTAAAGGATACCTTCAAGGTTCCCAGTCAAAGTACTACTTTTTACCTGAACAGCATACAGACTTTATATTTGCAACGATAGGAGAAGAATGGGGTTTTGTTGTGTCATTTTTACTTTTGTCTCTCTACCTTATTCTATCGTTGAGAATTTTCTTAATAGGAAAGACATTAAAAGATATGTTTGGAAAGTTTATCTGTTATGGAGTGGCTTCTTTAATCGTTTTTCAGTCCTTTGTGAACATTGCTATGAATTTGGCTATAGCACCAGTTGTTGGAGTACCTTTACCATTTTTAAGCTATGGTGGAACTGCTTTGATAATGTTTAGCTTTCTTATAGGATTGGTTTTAAATATTTCTTACATAAACAGTAAACAAAGTTTTCAACTTTACCCAGAAAACATTGGAGACTACTGA
- the mrdA gene encoding penicillin-binding protein 2 — MKFSRFYFLITLLFLIYFILVGRLFYLQIVKGEYYSEISNRNYIKVFQSNPPRGKIYDRNGVLLAYDIPTFDLIAFPYIVRENYKIEELRLLLKNVFGVELDEKTQEIIRKNLLPKITVKKNLTQKDVENFYNYSYMLKGFYLEVVPKRVYTPEANYLPHIIGYVGYPTKEDVEKNPDITLNTLVGKSGIEKIYDNLLRGKAGQKAVLVDAFGRQKKILWEKDPEKGNDIYLSIDIRLQKIVYETFKSSGHKSGAVVIVDPDSYQILAALSYPTYDLQKFYEGLKQEEWQALTQDKYTPLIDKVFTGRYPPGSIYKPLVSIAALEEGVITPETRILSGSEFSIGKYRYRNWNKAGCGYINVAQALEMSCDTFYYQVGLKLGVDNIFKYTKLFGIGEKLNPDIEKKVAIVPNREWKRKVLKQPWFHGDTVNLSIGQGYLSITPFDATKIVVPIANGGKVLKPQILKGYYDNKRQMFVHIKPEVIRKIKIKIWNLEAVRYGMYLVVYGPQGTAKALKSVPVKNAGKTGTAQVYTYLTRQKKHGKWELRDHAWFISFAPYDNPKLAGVVFVEHGESGGGVAAPLMANILKRAYSEGVLSIK; from the coding sequence ATGAAGTTTAGTAGGTTTTATTTTTTAATAACTTTACTGTTTTTAATCTACTTTATCCTTGTAGGAAGACTTTTCTACCTTCAGATAGTAAAAGGAGAGTACTACTCAGAAATTTCAAACAGAAACTACATTAAAGTGTTTCAATCAAACCCTCCCCGTGGAAAGATATACGATAGAAATGGTGTTTTACTAGCTTACGATATTCCTACTTTTGATTTGATAGCTTTTCCGTACATTGTTAGAGAAAACTACAAAATAGAAGAATTAAGACTTCTACTAAAAAATGTGTTTGGAGTAGAGTTAGATGAAAAAACTCAAGAAATTATAAGGAAAAACTTACTTCCTAAAATAACTGTAAAAAAGAACCTTACTCAGAAAGATGTTGAAAATTTTTATAACTACAGTTATATGCTTAAAGGTTTCTATCTGGAAGTTGTACCAAAAAGGGTATATACTCCAGAGGCAAACTACTTACCCCATATTATAGGATACGTTGGGTACCCAACTAAAGAAGATGTAGAAAAAAATCCTGACATAACTCTAAACACACTTGTAGGAAAAAGTGGAATAGAAAAGATATACGATAACCTTTTAAGAGGTAAAGCAGGACAGAAAGCGGTTTTGGTTGATGCTTTCGGTAGGCAAAAAAAGATACTTTGGGAAAAAGACCCTGAAAAAGGAAATGATATTTATCTAAGTATAGATATAAGACTTCAAAAGATTGTTTATGAGACTTTTAAGTCTTCAGGTCATAAATCTGGAGCTGTTGTTATTGTAGACCCAGACAGTTATCAGATTTTAGCAGCTCTTAGCTATCCTACCTACGATTTACAAAAATTCTACGAAGGATTAAAACAAGAAGAATGGCAAGCTTTAACACAAGATAAGTATACTCCTTTAATTGATAAAGTGTTTACTGGAAGATATCCACCGGGTTCTATATATAAGCCTTTAGTAAGTATAGCTGCTCTGGAAGAAGGGGTAATTACTCCCGAGACAAGAATACTTAGTGGTTCAGAGTTTAGTATAGGAAAGTATAGGTATAGAAACTGGAATAAAGCCGGATGTGGTTATATAAATGTAGCTCAAGCATTGGAGATGTCTTGTGATACTTTCTACTATCAAGTAGGTTTAAAGTTAGGTGTTGATAATATTTTTAAATACACTAAACTTTTTGGAATAGGAGAAAAACTTAACCCGGATATAGAAAAAAAGGTGGCAATAGTTCCCAACCGAGAATGGAAAAGAAAAGTGTTAAAACAACCATGGTTTCACGGAGATACGGTTAACCTAAGTATAGGACAAGGATATCTTTCTATAACTCCTTTTGATGCTACTAAAATTGTAGTACCAATTGCAAATGGTGGAAAAGTCTTAAAACCACAGATACTAAAAGGATACTACGACAATAAAAGGCAAATGTTTGTACATATAAAACCTGAAGTTATAAGAAAAATTAAAATAAAAATTTGGAACTTAGAAGCTGTAAGGTATGGTATGTACCTTGTAGTGTATGGACCTCAAGGTACAGCTAAGGCTTTAAAATCGGTTCCTGTAAAAAATGCAGGGAAAACTGGTACAGCTCAAGTTTATACCTACCTTACAAGACAAAAAAAGCATGGTAAATGGGAGTTGAGAGACCATGCTTGGTTTATAAGTTTTGCTCCTTATGACAATCCTAAATTGGCAGGAGTTGTGTTTGTAGAACATGGAGAGAGTGGTGGTGGTGTTGCAGCTCCTTTGATGGCAAATATATTAAAAAGAGCTTACAGTGAAGGAGTTTTGAGTATAAAATGA
- the mreD gene encoding rod shape-determining protein MreD, which yields MIYYGKYFFILFLLIVLQSSLVFKGLLNLAIVPDFILVYLFWLVIENKENMAKVTGITAGVVLDLLNPEKTFINTFSYFFSILYILNFKSKFIQFNFLLKILMIFIFSFIIYMLKTSYSFLLTGFFSDRDKVLFILYTLSSVMMIYVIYYLDTFVIKKDEV from the coding sequence ATGATTTACTACGGAAAGTATTTTTTTATTTTATTTTTACTTATAGTTTTACAATCAAGTTTGGTGTTTAAAGGATTGTTAAATTTGGCTATAGTGCCAGACTTTATTTTAGTTTACCTTTTTTGGCTTGTTATAGAAAATAAAGAAAATATGGCTAAAGTTACTGGGATTACTGCAGGAGTGGTTTTAGACCTTCTAAACCCTGAAAAAACATTTATAAATACTTTTTCTTACTTTTTTTCTATACTTTATATTTTGAACTTTAAATCAAAATTTATACAGTTTAACTTTTTACTGAAAATTCTAATGATTTTTATTTTCAGCTTTATAATTTACATGCTAAAAACATCTTACAGCTTCCTTTTAACAGGCTTTTTCTCAGATAGAGATAAGGTCCTGTTTATATTATACACTCTTTCAAGTGTAATGATGATTTATGTAATTTACTACTTAGACACATTTGTGATAAAAAAAGATGAAGTTTAG